From a single Raphanus sativus cultivar WK10039 chromosome 3, ASM80110v3, whole genome shotgun sequence genomic region:
- the LOC130510015 gene encoding bidirectional sugar transporter SWEET10-like, translated as MLWIYYAMVKKNLVIMITINTFSLVIQIFYISFYLFYSSMKQKTLTIKLVVLVDVLAFALVFFPTHFLLDGKKRVQFLGYICMIFSLCVFIAPLAMIRRVVKTKTSEFMSFSLSFFLTLSAVTWFVYGVLLKDLNIALPNVLGFIFEWVQMVVYWVYKKPGTKPPGNVQEIDAEHVVDVVRDGDTIIIDENIKGDIEQMMESI; from the exons ATGCTCTGGATATATTACGCGATGGTCAAGAAGAATCTAGTGATTATGATCACTATCAACACCTTTTCCTTGGTCATACAAATCTTCTACATCTCCTTCTATCTCTTCTACTCTTCTATGAAGCAAAAG ACTCTAACAATAAAACTAGTCGTATTGGTGGACGTTCTTGCTTTCGCCCTTGTTTTCTTCCCCACGCACTTTCTTCTTGATGGGAAGAAACGTGTCCAATTCCTCGGATACATTTGTATGATCTTCTCTCTATGTGTTTTTATCGCACCTCTTGCCATGATT AGGAGGGTTGTTAAGACGAAAACATCGGAGTTCATGAGTTTCAGTCTCTCCTTCTTTCTCACCTTGTCGGCAGTGACGTGGTTCGTCTATGGTGTGCTCCTCAAAGACTTAAACATAGCT CTTCCAAATGTTTTGGGGTTTATATTTGAATGGGTACAAATGGTTGTATACTGGGTATACAAGAAACCTGGGACGAAGCCACCAGGTAACGTCCAGGAAATAGATGCAGAGCATGTTGTGGATGTCGTGAGGGATGGAGACACCATAATCATTGATGAGAACATCAAAGGAGACATTGAGCAGATGATGGAGAGCatttaa
- the LOC130509630 gene encoding bidirectional sugar transporter SWEET10-like: protein MLWIYYAMVKKNLVIMITINTFSLVIQIFYISFYLFYSSMKQKTLTIKLVVLVDVLAFALVFFPTHFLLDGKKRVQFLGYICMIFSLCVFIAPLAMIRRVVKTKTSEFMSFSLSFFLTLSAVTWFVYGVLLKDLNIALPNVLGFIFGWVQMVVYWVYKKPGTKPPGNVQEIDAEHVVDVVRDGDTIIIDENIKGDIEQMMESI from the exons ATGCTCTGGATATATTACGCGATGGTCAAGAAGAATCTAGTGATTATGATCACTATCAACACCTTTTCCTTGGTCATACAAATCTTCTACATCTCCTTCTATCTCTTCTACTCTTCTATGAAGCAAAAG ACTCTAACAATAAAACTAGTCGTATTGGTGGACGTTCTTGCTTTCGCCCTTGTTTTCTTCCCCACGCACTTTCTTCTTGATGGGAAGAAACGTGTCCAATTCCTCGGATACATTTGTATGATCTTCTCTCTATGTGTTTTTATCGCACCTCTTGCCATGATT AGGAGGGTTGTTAAGACGAAAACATCGGAGTTCATGAGTTTCAGTCTCTCCTTCTTTCTCACCTTGTCGGCAGTGACGTGGTTCGTCTATGGTGTGCTCCTCAAAGACTTAAACATAGCT CTTCCAAATGTTTTGGGGTTTATATTTGGATGGGTACAAATGGTTGTATACTGGGTATACAAGAAACCTGGGACGAAGCCACCAGGTAACGTCCAGGAAATAGATGCAGAGCATGTTGTGGATGTCGTGAGGGATGGAGACACCATAATCATTGATGAGAACATCAAAGGAGACATTGAGCAGATGATGGAGAGCatttaa